DNA from Microbacterium foliorum:
CGTGCTCGGGCTGGCACTACGGCGTCGACCTCGCGAACGGGTGCGGGGCCGCGATCTACGCCGCGCAGTCCGGCACCGTCGACTACGCCGGCCCCCGCGGCAACTACGGCAACTACGTCCGCATCCAGCACGGCGGGGGAGTCTCGTCGGGCTACGCGCACATCAGGGACGGCGGCTTCGCCGTCCGCAACGGCGACTGGGTGAACTCCGGCCAGGTCATCGCCTACGCGGGCAACACCGGAGCATCCGTCGGCTGCCACCTGCACTTCGAGGTCTACCTCAACGGCGCGTACACGAACCCGATCTCGTTCCTCGCGGATCGCGGCATCTCGGTCTGATCCGCACCGCCCACGCAGAAGACCCCCGGCCGCTGAGCGGAACCGGGGGTCTTCTGCATGCTGCTCGGGTCAGTGACCCTGCTCGCCGAAACGGACGATCGCCTCGTCGAGGATGCGCTCGGCCTCGGCCTTGTCGCCCCAGGCGTCGACCTTGACCCACTTGTTGGGCTCGAGGTCCTTGTAGTGCTCGAAGAAGTGCGCGATCTCCTTCTTCGTGTACTCGGCGATGTCGTCGATGTCCTGGATGTGGGCCCAGCGCGGGTCCTTCGACAGCACGGCGACCAGCTTGTCGTCGCCGCCGGCCTCGTCGCTCATCTTGAGAACCGCGACGGGGCGGACCTCGAC
Protein-coding regions in this window:
- a CDS encoding inorganic diphosphatase, which codes for MGAHDAVIEIPRGSRVKYEVDHETGRVHLDRVLYTTFGYPADYGYFDNTLGEDGDPLDVLVLLDHAIYPGVVVEVRPVAVLKMSDEAGGDDKLVAVLSKDPRWAHIQDIDDIAEYTKKEIAHFFEHYKDLEPNKWVKVDAWGDKAEAERILDEAIVRFGEQGH